Part of the Heterodontus francisci isolate sHetFra1 chromosome 7, sHetFra1.hap1, whole genome shotgun sequence genome is shown below.
ccaAAAATAAAAGGTACTGgattgagggaaggccgatttcaatatgataaaacaggatctggccaaagtggactgggagcagctacttgtaggaaagtctacatcagaccagtgggaatcattcaaaaaggaacgtgtgtgtgttcagggccaacatgttcccgtaaaggtgaagggtaggaccaacaagtccagggaaccctggatgtcaagggatatagaggattggatcagtaaaaaaagaaaaagaggattatggcagattcagagtgctgaaaacagtggaggcactagagaagTATAGAGGGGTACTTGAAGTAAATTAGGAGagaaaagaggggacatgaaaaaacactggcgggcaagataaaggaaaatcctaaggcattttatatgtatattaagggcaagaggataaccagggaaagagaagggcccattaaggaccaaagtggcaatgtgtgtgtggagccggaggacataggtgaggttttaaaagattagTTTTCATGTGTTCAcattggagaaggacgatgtaggtgtacagatcgggggtgggggggtgcgtggaTTCTgaaatacttgaacatattagcattgaaaaaggaggaagtattagctgttttagcaggcccagatgagatgtatcccaggtggttatgtgaggcaagggaggagattgcaggggctctgacacaaattttcaaatcctcactggccacaggagaggtaccagaggattggaggacagcaaatgtggtaccaatatttaccatatagcagggataaacccggtaattacaggccagtgagtctaacatcagtggttgggaaactattggaaaaacttctgagggacaggattaatatccacttggagaggcaaggattaatcagggatagtcagcatggctttgtcagggggagatcgtgtccgactaacttgattgaatttttcgagaaggtgacgaaatgtgtagatgagggtaaagcagttgatgtagtctctgtggacttcagtaaggcttttgataaggtcccacatgagagattgattaaggtggtaagagcctatgggatccagagcaatttggatccaaaattggcttagtggcaggaagcagagggtgatggtcgagggtagtttttgcgactggaagcctctgaccagtggcgtaccacagcaaTCGGCactggacccttactgtttgtagtgtacattaatgatttagatgtgaatataggagatatgatcagtaagttcgcagatgacacgaaaattggtggtgtcgtaaatagtgaggaggaaagccttagattacaggacaatatagatggactggcaagatgggtggagctgcagcaaatggaatttaatcctgagaagagagagaggtgatgcattttgggaggaccgacaaggcaatggaatatataatggatggtaggaccctaggaagtacagagggtcagagggaccttggtgtacttgtccatagatcactgaaggcagtagcacagatagataaggtggttaggaagacatatgggatacttgccgtcattagccgaggcatagaatataagagcagggaggttatgatggagctgtataaaacgctagttaggccacagctggagtactgtgtacagttctggtcaccacactataggaaggatgtgattgcactggagagggtgcagaggagattcaccaggatgttgcctgggctagagcatttcagctatgaagagagagactgaaaagactagggttgttttccttagagcagagaaggctgagggggggacctgattgaggtatacaaaattatgaggagcatgaggtagataggaagaaactttttcccttagcagagaggtcaataaccagggggcatagatttaaggtaaggtgcaggaggtttagaggggatttgaggaaaaatgttttcacccagagggtggttgaattctggaacacactgcctgaaggggcagtagaggcaggaaccctcacaacatttaagtagtatttagatgagcatgtgaaacaccatagcatacaaggctatgggccaagtgctagaaaatgggattagaataggtagatgcttgatggccaacacagacacgatgggccaaagggcctgtttctgtgctgtataactctatgagcgagatctggacaacatccaggcttgggctgataagtggcaagtaacattcattccatacaagtgccaggcaataaccatctcaaacaagagaatctaaccatccccgccttgatgttcaatggcattaccatcgctaaatcccccactaacatcctggaggttaccattgatcagaaactgaactggaccagtcacaaaaggaagtcagaggctgggaattctgcagcaagtaaatcAACtctggtctccccaatgcctgtccgccatctaaaaggcacatcaggagtgtgatggaatactcttcacttgcctggatgagtgcagctcaacacgcaagaagctcaacaccatccaggacaaagcagcctgcttgattggcacccctttcaccaccttcaacatttgctccctccaccactgatgcacagtggcagcagtgtgtaccatctataagatgcactgcagcaactcaccaaggctccttagacagcaccttccaaactcaccacctctaccacctagaaggacaagggcagtagatgcacaggagcaccaccacctgcaggttcctctccaagccgcacaccatcatgacttggaattataaatctgttccttcactgttgttgggtcaaaatcctggaactcccttcctaacagcccaaggactgcaacagttcaagaaggcagctcaccaccaccttctcaagggcaattaaggatgggcaataaatgctgacctaggcagtgacacccacatcctatgaataagttaaaaaaaaaaatcattttgggACATTaaaaagccagtatttattgcccatccttaactgtttTCAAGAAGCTGCCCCTTCTATGTTgtaaaggtactcccacagtgctgttaggtaaggagttccaggattttaaacccagtgacagttaaggaatggcaatatatgtccaagtctgaatgttggggaacttaaggacaagggcagctaacCAAGGAGAAGGAAAAACCAGAGGAAAGGTTTGGAAATTGCTGTCAAAGCTTTGATCGAGTGCTGCAGTGTATCCTGCAGATAGAACACACTGCAGCCAGTTTATTGGTGATAGAGAAAGTAGATGGACCGGCAAACTGACTGCTTTGGCCTGGATACAGTCAGAGAATGTATTGCTAATTTGAGAGCTGCATCTTGCTTGTAAAAAGATAGAAAAAAAATTGTTCCATGACAGAGGCACGTCGGGTTATTTTTTCAAACTAGATTTAAAGTGCCAGACTTCATGCACAGCTTGGAAAACAAAATCAAGACTACAGCCAATGCCTCCCTGATCTGGCTTCATAGTAAACAAGTCACTAACTTAACACTTTCTTGGATTTTCCAAATTGCAATATGGAAGTATGTGGTCAGTAGCTCCTCACCACAGAGGCAAGAGCAGATGGTGCATCAGAAGGATAAATCCTCATACCACAATGTGTGCACTTCCACCGTCTGCATGAGTTCAAAGTCTCAGTAAATTGTAAGCAATGTCCAAAATATTTATAGCTTTTAGCTGAACAGGCCACTAGCCATCATCTGATCTAGAAGCAAGCAAGAAACAATTCATCCAATTTGAATACTAGGGAAGGCATCTTTCCCTACTTTAAATTCATGTTTTGAAGGGTGGAGGAGTAAAGATGTAAAGTAGAAATGAAAAACAAATACTATTGTGCATGCATCAAAAAGGTAGTTTATAGCAATGGAGGGAGAAAAAGGGCAACAGGGTAAACATTTAAGTTCTTATTTTGGTCCCTTCAAAACAAGCCAAACCACAAAATGGAAATAAATATCTTTTGAAAACCACTGTAGCACTGTTACTTCGCACATGTTACTTAGTTCTGGAAAACGATCAAGGTTAAAAAGGGTAACTGCACTACAACTGCTTCCATTGGAAACAGTTGTCTTATTGTAGTTCATTTTTAATAGATCACATTTAGCTCAGGAGACACTGACGACACACTTTGATGCACCCTTATTAGACAGAAATGGCAACCATGTTGGACTAACAGTTTAAAGATACATACAAGGAGCTGTAGCTTTGTGCAGCCTAAGAGTGTGGCATTCACATTTCAAACATGGATCATTGCTTTCTTCAATCTGCATGGTGGCTGTCACAGGGTGTACACAACCACTTTTGATTCAATGTCTTTCAACACTTGCGTGGCTGGTGAATAATGTGCAGTTGTCTAGGCAGTGGAATCTTCTCCAGAGCAGGCTGAGGCTTCTGATGTGCATTTGTAGGTGGAAAGTTACGACTCAGCTAAAAGGAAATAAAACATGTAGGTAATCAGCCTGTTAGGAACCGCAGAAAAAATTCTATAAACAGTTTTAGGGTTACAGAATCAAAAGGCAATTATTTCCAGGCATGTGCCCTCTACAATTGGAATACTCTGCATGTTGTAGGAAAAAAATGAAACTACAGCCAGTTTGCCAAGGAATTCTAAAATCCAAAACAAATTTTACATGCATAATGTCAGTGGTTTTGCTGTGATTGTACCTGGAGAGATGGTATTTTTAAGATCAGAGGACCTCACTTGCATGGCTTTGGGTGACGTATCACTTTTGCCACCCATCTAGCCCATGCCAGCAGAATTGCAGTCAGCTATCCACCCACAAAAGGTAGTTTGGTTTGCCTGCTGTTTCTCAGtctcttccctctccctcctttgttTCCCCAAGTAATTAAATTGTTGCTGCCAGAGGGAATTAACTGGCGACATTAGATTTTTGATTCTGGTTTGATGACTCACATTTTAAAATACTATATGACTATAACTTTTTAATGCAATCAGATCTTTGCTGCTCAAGATAGTTCAGACAATATACTATGCTATTTACAAACATGTCTGTCACAccatttttaaaatttcatttttggaatgtgggcatcactggcaaggccagcatttattgtcctcaaggtgatgagccaccttcttgaactgctgcagtctgtgtggtgtcggTACTCCCACAgttctattagggagggagttccaagattttgactctggtagtgaaggaatggtgatatatttctaagtcaggatggtgtgtgtcttggaagggaacttacaagtggtgttccctgtgcctgctgcccttgttcaagGTTGTAGaaattgtgtgtttggaaggtgctattgaagcagacttggtaagttgctgcagtgcatcttagagatggtacacactgcagccaatgtgccaatggtggagggagtgaatgtttaaagtagtgGATTGGTGCCAATCAGGCAGTTTTGTCCTCTTGTTGGAGCGGTGGTCAtccagtctgcaaacgcgacatgaaatcgtgtgacattgatcacaagtcgtgggagtcagttgccagcattcgccagagctggcgggcagccataaagacagggctaaattgtggcgagtcgaagagacttagtagttggcaggaaaaaagacagaggcgcaaggggagagccaactgtgcaacagccccgacaaacaaatttctctgcagcacctgtggaagagcctgtcactccagaattggcctttatagccactccaggcgctgcttcacaaaccactgaccacctccaggcgcatatccattgtctctcaagataaggaggcccaaagaaaaaaaaGGTCATCCAgttaagtggggagtattccattatGCTTCTGGTTTGTTTTGTAGATAGAGTGGAGGGGCattggagtcaggtggtgagttacttgctgcagaatctcCAGCCTCCAACTTACTCTTGTAGTCACAGGttgtgtggctggtccatttaTGTTTTTGGACAGAATAGAAAAGGGACTGTAGTTTCCATTTGATTGTGTTAGTTTTGGGGCACAATTCACCCAAAACTGATGTAACTAGCACAGAAGATAGTGGAATTTTTAAGCGCAAAGTGTTTCtggaatctttttttttaaagctagaAGTCTGCCCTTCCCGCAAAACTGACCACACTCAATCACCTTTGGGAGTGTCTCCTAATCGTGTCCTTTGCAGGCATTTGTAGAACCTCAAAATTAAGCTGGACCTTTTGGGTGCAAGGACACAAGTATGTTTTAAAAGGGTTGAATGTAATTAAAACTTTGCTAAGAGGCTGACTATTGTACCCTAATATAACTGAAGGGTTTTGCATATTCAAAAGTCATTTCCAGTTATTTGAAAATTGAGTTACTTACAGGCGATGGATTGACAatttttaaaatgcttatttttgataAACCCATTTTCGATGGTAATGAATCAAACTTCAAATCAGTACTTGAACACCAAGGAATTTAAAGCAAAATTTTAAAATCATCTTTTAAAAACTGCTGAAGTTTGCTATGCTGGATAATGGAAGATTGTGTTTGGTGATGCGCACAAGTTTGAGCAGAAACCCGGCCAATGGAGTGGGAGGGGGTGTGTGGTTGGTGATAGAAAAATAATTTCAAAGCTGGTGTTGTTTTGGGTACAATTTGTGCCCAGATTGTCGACTGTGCTCAAAGTGCAAACTCTACCTTGTACTTCCTGTTCCACAAATGTTGATTGGCAGTTCAGCAAAATTACAAATAAAGTGTACCAACACACTGCCATGGATTATTATTTCAGTTTCATTAGTGCAAAGTTGTTTGCAAAGTCACCACTCTGGTTGGAAACTTTCTAAGACAGAAAAAAGGCTAATGGCAAAGTTACAGCATTGGCCAGGCTGTCTGAATGCTCAAAATATGCAAGACAAATAACCCAAGGGCTCCTCTAGAGATAAATTTACTACTAGCATGTAGAAACACCAGATATAGCTTACCCTCCAATGGATTGGTGCACCATAGTCAAATAACTTCCCAACACAAATCAAGGCTCAGGTAATAAGTAGCTACTTCAGAACTATCAGCAAGTAGATATGGGGTGGGGAGAAAATTGAGAAGGGAAGACCAACATCTTTTTAAAAGCTGAAATAGGTTACCATCCACAGCACCCCCAAAATACTGGTTTTAAAGAAAAATTATTTTTAAACAGGCTGGGCTAAAGTTCGCAAGTACTGGTTAGGTTTGTTATACCATGTTAGAGGCACCACATAAATACCTCATCCAAAACTCATTGTGCAAGAATGGACATATGAGCTACTTAACTTTTTGAGTggtaggaggaagagagaaaagttGGTGGGAGGGGGTCGGTGTTGGTGGTGAGAAAAGAGAAGTGGGGATTACAAGCAAATCTAATCCTGGCCTCATCCAACATCAACTTACTCTAGTGCTACTTGACTCAAAATGGAAAGCTTAGACAAcaaacatatttaaaaaaaaacacatttaaaatTGGCAAATACACAAATCTTGTTTTGAATTAAAAATACAAGTAAAATAACTTCAATAGAATCCAATTACTCACCTTATCAATAGTTctagccaaaacaaaactcattttTGACACGTTGATAGCAGTACTGGAGATAAAAAAGAAAACTTAAGAGTACTTCAAGTTACCTGACTGGACAGAGCAGAGTTTTATGATCCAAAAGGGATGAGAagttacaaagaaaatagaacaaaACTAGTAAACCCACACCCAAGTGCTATTTGGGCATTATCCATGGTCttcctgatctacattggctcctgtttaAGAAGTGCCTCAATGTTAAAATGGTTATCCAGGTTATCAAAGccctccatggctttgctcctccccatcgccaatctcctccagccctagaaaCCTCATATCTGTGCTCTTCCAAATCTGGCCTTTGAgcatctgattttaattgctctactatTGATGACTATGCCTTCAACTACTAAGGCCGCactgtctggaattccctccctaaacgtctcTACCTCTTCCCTATTTAAAACCTACGTATTTGAGCAAGGAATTGGTCTTCTGCCCCAATATCTCAGATAGCTAGATGTCAAATTTTTCTTTATAACACTCTGTACCTTGTGATGTTTTACCATGTTAGAGGTACCACATAAATACAAGTTTTATTTGTAGTAGAGGCACTGAAGATTGGACTACTAATTCTCAGACAATGGAACACGAGATTCCTCATTATGGAGTACCTTATTTGTTAAAAGATCCTGCACATCGTAGTACTAGCTTAAAGGGGTATTTGCAGAAGACTGGACCAGGTCACCTACCTGCCTCTTGGGAGCAAAACCAAGTTCAGAAGACTGAAGAAATGGGCATTTTTAAATACTGTATTTAAAACCTGGATTTCACAACAATGACAACAAAATTGCAAGTGTTTGCTATCAttgctcctctgaaactgacagcaacatctggagtctgcatgcagaaatccagaagttgatgCAAATGATTCGATGCTTCTCCATAGTATGTGCTCTTGAAATCCCTTGACTGCTGCAATCAAGTAGAAGTCATTAAACTGATGAAAACTTGTCCTACATTGGTCTCAACTCCTGAAAAAAATTACACTTTGTTGAGAGGTGTAACTGGGTTAAGATGGTATACCAAGTTCATAATGACTGAACAGCCTAACTGGCCTTAAATCTAAATTTatatttcataatttctccattATGAAATTTCACATTTTTTAAAGTGTTTTTAAAGTTTGATAATTCAGCTTCTCAATTTCGTGAAGGCAAAATAAATGGGAGACACATTTTAATTACGTTAAGAATTCAACagtttttaacttcctggtttgttgtCCGAGAGAATACTTCAATGAGATTGGCTGCTTACTCTGCTGGATAACATCACGGTTGCTGGACGCCTGGTAACTGTCAGTGCCAAATTCAAAGTAATGTCGGAAAATACATTTTTCTAGAAGGGATAGGGAAACGTAATATAGATTACATGGCACAGTCCTAAAGAGTGTATAGGGACAGGGACTGAGGGCGGGTAGTGGGTGGGTAAAGAGGTGGTTGTGCAGGGggagttcatgtgcacagatctttgaagatggcaggacagattgaaAGAGTAGTTAGGaaagcagaaataaaaacaagaaatgctggaaatactcagcaggtctggcagcatctgtggagagagaagcagagttaatgtttcaggtcagtgatccttcgtcAGAACTGAGTTAGGAAAGCACAtgggtcttgggcttcataaatggaggcttggagtacaaaagcagggaagttatgctgaacttttataaagctctgctgaggccacaactagaatattgtgtcgcAGTTCTGGTCAAAGACGGAGGTGAGGGgccttcagagggtgcagaggagatttaccagaatggttccaggatgagggattttagctgcaagaatAGGTTGGATAAGCTGGGCTGTTCTCTGTGgaggaaaaggagattgagggaatatttgatagtggtgtacaagattatgacaggcttagataaataagACAAGgacaatctgttcccattaactggtggtacaaggactaggggacacagattttaaATGTTTTGAGCAAGAAATGCaaggaagatttaaaaaaaaaacactgagtggcaatgacctggaactcactgcttatggggtggtggaagcagagagaaatgaatgatttcaaaaggagattggatgggcacttgagggaaatcaacttgcagggctacagggatagagcaggggaactgactggattgctcgacgGGGAACAGACATGGATTTgatcggccaaatggcctcattctgtgctgtagtgacagacttcaagaggaaattcatGCCACagcgatcactagatctttgtggtctgattttttttttttttaaagtgatcaaCAGCGAGTGCTGTTACTTCCCACCACTGACTGTGAAATCTGGGCCAAAAACTTAAATACTCACTTAAGGGCTTAATCCAGTCGACACACATTCAAACATACCTTTATATGAGAAATGTTGGACTGAATAGCCTGCAATATTTTTTGCCATTTTATTAGACCAAAGGAATGTTAAGTACAGCCAAGTTGTGTACAGGTCACAATTTGAACATggactgaagagaaaaaaaaagtgcATAAAACCACCCACAAAAATTCAGATTATAAAACCTGTGCTTCAGTCACCCAACAAGTGAATCAATAAAGCCTTCCTCAGCTCAGGAGTTCCCAAGCCATTATAATGTAGCCTACATGGAGGTGATGCATAAACACTGGTGTCTGGCACATCTCTAATCTGCTAAATACATGTGCTGCAATCAAGCCTAAAATGTCCAAAAATTGCTCCATGTGGGAATCTTGTATATGCCATCATTTGAAACAGTTTCAATCATGAAATGGCCCTCAAATTGTCTGTGGGAAATTTTCCTGCAAGTAATATAGGATGCATTTAACCATCCAGGTATTTGCTGCTGCATTTCTAATTTTGCagctggggagagggagaggggggggggggggggggggggggggtgcggtgtggggACAGTGTCAGTTAGCTGCGTGCTgtagaaagacaccaacagcacaggttcaattcccgtactggctgtggtagttcatggaggcctgcctcctcgccttgccccatgcttgaggagtggtgaccctcaagctatacatcaactGTCTCTCCCTCTTGGGAGAAGATGCTTAtgatcctttgggactatggctagaacaagTATTTTGCAGCAAGTCCATGCAGCAGAGGAAGTGACCAACTTAAGACAACCTAATTGCTCCATGCAATTACATCATAGGGTTAAGTAAGAACTATATAAATGGAAGGGATATTCTAATTGTCTGGTAATGGCTAAAGTGATTAGACAATTTCTAAACCTAGATGAAATTCAGATGACTTTAGTTTTTAAAAACTCCAAGTGAGTCCCAATCAATTATGAATCAATTAGTTAATCTACTATAAAGTGAGTGAACTGTAAGATTAAAACTTACTATGTGAAATTTTCCCATGCTAGAAACTTTCACAGCTAATTAATTTCAACTAGAGGGACATTAAGAACTAAAAATGTAAAATTATAATTGAGAATTTTCAGATGTTTTATTTCAGGTCAGCTACCAATAAATAATTCAGGGTAGTGGTCAAAGTACCAATATGTCTGAAGTCACCACAGCACAATCTGAATAGATTGCATACTAGTCATAGTGGGAATCATAAAAGTATCGAACTAACTTTCCATTTTGTGTTTAATGTATGGTGAACACCTTTGTGAAAAATAAATGAAGGCATCAACATGAAAAGGAAACTTCAAGCCAATAGTCATGTCATGACTAGGA
Proteins encoded:
- the LOC137372017 gene encoding death-associated protein-like 1, coding for MRVAKKPEESGSDQKTKKCIPSSSTAINVSKMSFVLARTIDKLSRNFPPTNAHQKPQPALEKIPLPRQLHIIHQPRKC